Proteins from a single region of Desulfovibrio sp. Huiquan2017:
- a CDS encoding phenylpyruvate tautomerase MIF-related protein, with amino-acid sequence MPFIKVETNVRVPDETACLKRLSALAAELLGKPESYVLAELEPGKRLSFGGTADPAAFVTLDSIGLPEDRTPELSAGLCDFLNRELAIPGNRVYIAFGNIERHLFGWDGRTF; translated from the coding sequence ATGCCGTTCATCAAAGTGGAAACCAACGTCCGCGTTCCCGACGAGACCGCCTGCCTCAAGCGGCTTTCGGCCCTGGCCGCCGAGCTTCTCGGCAAACCCGAATCCTACGTTTTGGCGGAACTTGAGCCTGGCAAGCGCCTTTCCTTCGGCGGTACCGCCGATCCGGCGGCTTTCGTCACTCTCGATTCCATCGGCCTGCCCGAGGACCGTACCCCGGAATTATCCGCCGGTTTGTGCGACTTCCTGAATCGGGAATTGGCCATTCCGGGCAATCGCGTCTACATCGCCTTCGGCAACATCGAGCGCCATCTCTTCGGTTGGGACGGACGGACTTTCTAG
- a CDS encoding PhzF family phenazine biosynthesis protein, whose translation MELDLYQVDAFADEVFGGNPAAVVPLYEWPSDELMMGIAQENNLPETAFFVRNGEYFELRWFTPEAEIDLCGHATLASAHVLFHHLNYIDPVVVFQTKSGRLFVDREGNFYSMDFPAWSCSGIQVTERVASALGARPAELYMGSRDMLAVFETEDEIRALDPDFRQVSALDGLCLICTAPGLDYDFVSRVFVSGDSIPEDPVTGSAHCTLVPYWADRLGKSRFLAYQASRRGGTLHCEYLGDRVKIAGRAVTYMTGTIHL comes from the coding sequence ATGGAACTCGATCTCTATCAGGTGGACGCATTTGCGGACGAGGTCTTCGGCGGCAATCCGGCGGCCGTGGTCCCGCTCTACGAGTGGCCGTCCGACGAGCTGATGATGGGCATCGCTCAGGAGAACAACCTGCCCGAGACCGCCTTTTTTGTGCGCAACGGGGAGTACTTCGAGTTGCGCTGGTTCACGCCGGAGGCCGAGATCGACCTGTGTGGGCACGCCACCCTGGCCAGTGCCCACGTCCTCTTTCACCATCTGAACTACATCGATCCTGTGGTGGTCTTCCAGACCAAGAGCGGGCGGCTTTTCGTGGACCGCGAGGGCAACTTCTATTCCATGGACTTTCCGGCCTGGTCCTGCTCCGGGATTCAGGTCACCGAGCGCGTGGCCTCGGCCCTGGGCGCGCGGCCCGCCGAACTTTACATGGGCTCCCGGGACATGTTGGCCGTCTTCGAAACCGAGGACGAAATCCGGGCGCTCGATCCTGACTTTCGTCAGGTTTCGGCCCTGGATGGGTTGTGCCTCATCTGCACCGCGCCCGGCCTGGATTATGATTTCGTTTCCCGCGTATTCGTCTCGGGAGATTCCATTCCCGAAGATCCGGTCACCGGTTCGGCTCACTGCACCCTGGTCCCATACTGGGCGGACCGGCTGGGCAAGTCCAGGTTTCTGGCCTACCAAGCCTCCCGGCGAGGCGGTACGCTGCACTGCGAATACCTCGGCGACCGCGTCAAAATCGCGGGCCGCGCCGTGACCTACATGACCGGGACCATCCACCTCTAG
- a CDS encoding PBP1A family penicillin-binding protein yields the protein MNKFLKIFGIFVLVCTLSGIGGAIWLYHWASSDLPGFKNITDYKPPLVTTVYGQDDKVLGYFYREKRFLVTLDQMSTWIPKAFLAAEDASFYQHDGVDLTAIVRAFKANLMAGRTKQGGSTITQQIIKRLLLTSERSYKRKLKEAILAFRLENYLTKEEILTIYLNHIFLGAHSYGVEAAARTYFAKHAKDLSIAEAAMLAGLPQAPTRYNPYQSYPLARQRQEYVLGQMRNLGWISEDQYQEALVEPIELKSMEDPSWRVGAYYLEEVRRWLVDQFGEDEVYNGGLTVTTPCDLKHQAAAEKALRRGLIDSAKRRGWTGPIGNFTPADEPRILEEGPQTTDNIMEKDQLLKAFVVKVVRDRAFVHFGKFKGEIPLKAMWWVRKPDPKKSHEDVPDPTDARKVLKKGDEVWVTVAQAPKNEDGTWILDLEREPEVEGALVSIKPDTGEVVALVGGYSFAKSQFNRATQARRQPGSAFKPIVYSAAIDNGYTAASIVLDAPIVYANDAEGKLWRPQNFEGTFEGPTLLRTALVKSKNLCTIRIAQRIGIRTIIERARAMGLESDFPPDLSVSLGSAVVTPMNLCEAYTTFPRGGSYIKPRTVLSVKSAWGDELYTSKPEAVDAFSPQTAYIMATLMKQVVQNGTGWRARVLGRPVAGKTGTSNLEQDAWFMGYAPYLLTGVYVGFDELTPMGKWETGSRAASPIWVDYRKQVENDYPYEDFTQPPGIVMVKVDGRTGKLATPSSTQEFFLPFKVGSEPTEASGSYGGNGETSASDDDLFKQTF from the coding sequence ATGAATAAATTCCTTAAGATATTCGGCATATTCGTTCTTGTTTGCACCCTTTCGGGGATCGGCGGGGCCATCTGGCTCTACCACTGGGCCTCCAGCGATCTGCCCGGCTTTAAGAATATCACGGACTACAAGCCGCCCCTGGTGACCACGGTGTACGGCCAGGACGACAAGGTGCTCGGCTATTTCTACAGGGAGAAGCGGTTCCTGGTCACTCTGGACCAGATGAGCACATGGATTCCCAAGGCGTTCCTGGCCGCCGAGGACGCCTCCTTCTATCAGCACGACGGCGTGGACCTGACCGCCATCGTCCGCGCCTTCAAGGCCAACCTCATGGCCGGCCGCACCAAGCAGGGCGGCTCGACCATCACTCAGCAGATCATCAAGCGGCTGCTGCTGACTTCCGAGCGCAGCTACAAGCGCAAGCTCAAGGAAGCCATCCTCGCCTTCCGTCTGGAGAACTACCTGACCAAGGAAGAGATCCTGACCATCTATCTGAACCATATCTTCCTGGGCGCGCATTCCTACGGTGTGGAGGCCGCGGCCAGAACCTATTTCGCCAAACACGCCAAGGACCTGAGCATTGCCGAGGCGGCCATGCTTGCGGGGCTGCCCCAGGCGCCAACCAGGTACAATCCCTACCAGAGCTACCCGTTGGCGCGGCAGCGCCAGGAGTACGTCCTGGGCCAGATGCGCAACCTCGGCTGGATCAGCGAGGACCAGTATCAGGAGGCCCTGGTGGAGCCCATTGAACTCAAGTCCATGGAGGACCCGTCCTGGCGGGTGGGCGCGTACTACCTTGAGGAAGTCCGCCGCTGGCTCGTGGACCAGTTCGGCGAGGACGAGGTCTACAACGGCGGCCTGACCGTGACCACCCCGTGTGATCTCAAGCATCAGGCGGCGGCCGAAAAGGCCCTTCGGCGCGGGCTTATCGATTCGGCCAAGCGGCGCGGCTGGACCGGCCCCATCGGCAATTTCACCCCGGCCGATGAGCCGCGCATTCTCGAAGAGGGGCCGCAGACCACCGACAATATCATGGAGAAGGACCAGCTCCTCAAGGCCTTCGTGGTCAAGGTCGTCCGAGACAGGGCCTTTGTGCATTTCGGCAAGTTCAAGGGGGAAATTCCGCTCAAGGCCATGTGGTGGGTGCGCAAGCCCGACCCCAAGAAGAGCCATGAGGACGTGCCCGATCCGACCGACGCCCGCAAGGTCCTCAAGAAGGGCGACGAGGTCTGGGTGACCGTGGCTCAGGCTCCGAAGAACGAGGACGGCACCTGGATTCTCGACCTGGAGCGTGAACCCGAAGTGGAGGGCGCTCTGGTTTCCATCAAGCCAGACACCGGCGAGGTCGTTGCCCTGGTGGGCGGCTACTCCTTCGCCAAGAGCCAGTTCAACCGGGCCACCCAGGCGCGACGGCAGCCCGGCTCGGCCTTCAAGCCCATCGTTTATTCGGCGGCCATCGACAATGGCTATACCGCCGCCTCCATCGTCCTGGACGCGCCCATCGTCTACGCCAACGATGCCGAGGGCAAGCTGTGGCGCCCCCAGAACTTCGAGGGCACCTTCGAGGGCCCGACCCTGTTGCGCACCGCCTTGGTCAAGTCCAAGAACCTGTGCACTATCCGCATCGCCCAGAGGATCGGCATCCGGACCATCATTGAACGGGCCAGGGCTATGGGGCTGGAATCGGATTTCCCGCCCGACCTGTCCGTGTCCCTGGGGTCCGCCGTGGTCACGCCCATGAATCTTTGCGAGGCCTATACCACGTTCCCGCGCGGCGGCTCCTACATCAAGCCGCGCACGGTCCTGTCCGTAAAGTCGGCTTGGGGCGACGAACTGTACACCTCCAAGCCCGAGGCCGTGGACGCCTTCAGCCCGCAGACCGCCTACATCATGGCCACGCTCATGAAGCAGGTGGTCCAGAATGGCACTGGCTGGAGGGCCAGGGTGCTGGGACGGCCCGTGGCGGGCAAGACCGGTACCTCGAACCTGGAGCAGGATGCATGGTTCATGGGGTATGCCCCGTACCTGCTGACCGGCGTGTACGTCGGCTTCGACGAATTGACCCCCATGGGCAAGTGGGAGACCGGTTCGCGGGCGGCCTCACCTATCTGGGTGGATTACCGCAAGCAGGTGGAAAACGATTATCCCTATGAGGACTTCACTCAGCCGCCGGGAATCGTTATGGTCAAGGTGGACGGCCGGACCGGCAAACTGGCCACGCCGTCCTCGACCCAGGAATTCTTCCTGCCGTTCAAGGTGGGCTCCGAGCCCACGGAAGCTTCCGGCTCGTATGGCGGCAATGGAGAGACTTCGGCCTCGGACGATGATTTGTTCAAGCAAACCTTCTAG